In the Malania oleifera isolate guangnan ecotype guangnan chromosome 1, ASM2987363v1, whole genome shotgun sequence genome, one interval contains:
- the LOC131165799 gene encoding probable Histone-lysine N-methyltransferase ATXR5 isoform X2, with the protein MAPSSSAASTHKPSPCHGIVFRAAPPQLAAQPAKKFMSMAEVMANAKFAVVERDDYGEVICEQCGSGDRAEELLLCDKCDKGFHMFCLRPVMVRVPIGSWFCPKCSGQRRVFLRLRLQIFSAFRNVPMLLRNVHLHKVLWGFYVRNSESRLQDMRKRRKRSGSLVLYKKRRRLLPFTPTEDPARRLKQMGSLATALTALKMEFSDGLTYMLVMAPKSANQAKFENGGMQVLSREDAETVEYCKAMCKRGDCPPLAVVFDSCEGYTVEADGHIKDMTFITEYTGDVDYIKNREHDDCDSMMTLLLATDPSKSLVICPDKRGNIARFINGINNHTPEGRKKQNLKCVRYNVDGECRVFLVATRDIAEGERLYYDYNGYEHEYPTHHFV; encoded by the exons ATGGCTCCGTCCTCCTCTGCCGCTTCCACCCACAAACCATCCCCCTGCCACGGCATCGTTTTCCGCGCTGCGCCGCCACAGCTGGCAGCGCAGCCCGCGAAGAAGTTCATGTCGATGGCAGAGGTGATGGCGAACGCGAAATTCGCGGTGGTGGAGCGCGATGACTACGGCGAGGTCATCTGCGAGCAATGCGGCTCCGGTGACCGCGCCGAGGAGCTGCTTCTCTGCGACAAGTGCGATAAAGGTTTCCATATGTTCTGCCTTAGGCCCGTCATGGTCCGTGTTCCGATCGGATCGTGGTTCTGCCCAAAATGTTCTGGCCAGAGACGT GTTTTCCTCAGACTAAGATTACAGATTTTTTCCGCATTCAGAAATGTGCCAATGTTGTTGAGAAATGTACATCTCCACAAG GTCTTGTGGGGGTTCTATGTAAGAAACAGTGAGTCAAGGTTGCAAG ACATGAGAAAGCGTCGAAAACGTTCTGGGTCATTAGTCTTATACAAGAAAAGAAGGAGACTGTTGCCATTTACTCCAACAGAAGATCCTGCACGAAGGTTGAAACAAATGGGTTCCCTAGCTACTGCCTTAACAGCATTGAAGATGGAATTCAGTGATGGCCTCACTTACATGTTAGTCATGGCTCCTAAATCAGCCAatcaggcaaaatttgaaaatggTGGCATGCAG GTGCTTTCCAGAGAAGATGCAGAAACCGTGGAATACTGCAAAGCCATGTGTAAAAGAGGCGATTGTCCTCCCCTTGCAGTAGTCTTTGATTCATGTGAAGG TTATACAGTCGAGGCTGATGGTCATATAAAagatatgacatttatcacagaATACACTGGTGATGTGGATTACATCAAGAACCGTGAACATGATGACTGTGATAGCATGATGACCCTTCTTTTAGCTACAGATCCATCCAAAAGTCTTGTGATCTGTCCCGATAAGCGAGGAAATATTGCTCGCTTTATTAATGGAATTAATAATCATACTCC GGAGGGAAGGAAGAAGCAGAATCTTAAGTGCGTAAGATACAATGTCGATGGTGAATGCCGTGTCTTTTTGGTTGCTACTCGTGACATTGCTGAAGGGGAACGATTATATTATGACTATAATGGATATGAGCATGAATACCCAACACATCATTTCGTCTGA
- the LOC131165799 gene encoding probable Histone-lysine N-methyltransferase ATXR5 isoform X1: MAPSSSAASTHKPSPCHGIVFRAAPPQLAAQPAKKFMSMAEVMANAKFAVVERDDYGEVICEQCGSGDRAEELLLCDKCDKGFHMFCLRPVMVRVPIGSWFCPKCSGQRRVRSFPQTKITDFFRIQKCANVVEKCTSPQGKLPEFITVVIFDVIVDIVLDMRKRRKRSGSLVLYKKRRRLLPFTPTEDPARRLKQMGSLATALTALKMEFSDGLTYMLVMAPKSANQAKFENGGMQVLSREDAETVEYCKAMCKRGDCPPLAVVFDSCEGYTVEADGHIKDMTFITEYTGDVDYIKNREHDDCDSMMTLLLATDPSKSLVICPDKRGNIARFINGINNHTPEGRKKQNLKCVRYNVDGECRVFLVATRDIAEGERLYYDYNGYEHEYPTHHFV, translated from the exons ATGGCTCCGTCCTCCTCTGCCGCTTCCACCCACAAACCATCCCCCTGCCACGGCATCGTTTTCCGCGCTGCGCCGCCACAGCTGGCAGCGCAGCCCGCGAAGAAGTTCATGTCGATGGCAGAGGTGATGGCGAACGCGAAATTCGCGGTGGTGGAGCGCGATGACTACGGCGAGGTCATCTGCGAGCAATGCGGCTCCGGTGACCGCGCCGAGGAGCTGCTTCTCTGCGACAAGTGCGATAAAGGTTTCCATATGTTCTGCCTTAGGCCCGTCATGGTCCGTGTTCCGATCGGATCGTGGTTCTGCCCAAAATGTTCTGGCCAGAGACGTGTAAGAA GTTTTCCTCAGACTAAGATTACAGATTTTTTCCGCATTCAGAAATGTGCCAATGTTGTTGAGAAATGTACATCTCCACAAGGTAAGTTGCCGGAATTCATCACCGTCGTCATCTTCGATGTCATCGTAGACATCGTGCTCG ACATGAGAAAGCGTCGAAAACGTTCTGGGTCATTAGTCTTATACAAGAAAAGAAGGAGACTGTTGCCATTTACTCCAACAGAAGATCCTGCACGAAGGTTGAAACAAATGGGTTCCCTAGCTACTGCCTTAACAGCATTGAAGATGGAATTCAGTGATGGCCTCACTTACATGTTAGTCATGGCTCCTAAATCAGCCAatcaggcaaaatttgaaaatggTGGCATGCAG GTGCTTTCCAGAGAAGATGCAGAAACCGTGGAATACTGCAAAGCCATGTGTAAAAGAGGCGATTGTCCTCCCCTTGCAGTAGTCTTTGATTCATGTGAAGG TTATACAGTCGAGGCTGATGGTCATATAAAagatatgacatttatcacagaATACACTGGTGATGTGGATTACATCAAGAACCGTGAACATGATGACTGTGATAGCATGATGACCCTTCTTTTAGCTACAGATCCATCCAAAAGTCTTGTGATCTGTCCCGATAAGCGAGGAAATATTGCTCGCTTTATTAATGGAATTAATAATCATACTCC GGAGGGAAGGAAGAAGCAGAATCTTAAGTGCGTAAGATACAATGTCGATGGTGAATGCCGTGTCTTTTTGGTTGCTACTCGTGACATTGCTGAAGGGGAACGATTATATTATGACTATAATGGATATGAGCATGAATACCCAACACATCATTTCGTCTGA
- the LOC131165799 gene encoding probable Histone-lysine N-methyltransferase ATXR5 isoform X3, whose product MAPSSSAASTHKPSPCHGIVFRAAPPQLAAQPAKKFMSMAEVMANAKFAVVERDDYGEVICEQCGSGDRAEELLLCDKCDKGFHMFCLRPVMVRVPIGSWFCPKCSGQRRVRSFPQTKITDFFRIQKCANVVEKCTSPQDMRKRRKRSGSLVLYKKRRRLLPFTPTEDPARRLKQMGSLATALTALKMEFSDGLTYMLVMAPKSANQAKFENGGMQVLSREDAETVEYCKAMCKRGDCPPLAVVFDSCEGYTVEADGHIKDMTFITEYTGDVDYIKNREHDDCDSMMTLLLATDPSKSLVICPDKRGNIARFINGINNHTPEGRKKQNLKCVRYNVDGECRVFLVATRDIAEGERLYYDYNGYEHEYPTHHFV is encoded by the exons ATGGCTCCGTCCTCCTCTGCCGCTTCCACCCACAAACCATCCCCCTGCCACGGCATCGTTTTCCGCGCTGCGCCGCCACAGCTGGCAGCGCAGCCCGCGAAGAAGTTCATGTCGATGGCAGAGGTGATGGCGAACGCGAAATTCGCGGTGGTGGAGCGCGATGACTACGGCGAGGTCATCTGCGAGCAATGCGGCTCCGGTGACCGCGCCGAGGAGCTGCTTCTCTGCGACAAGTGCGATAAAGGTTTCCATATGTTCTGCCTTAGGCCCGTCATGGTCCGTGTTCCGATCGGATCGTGGTTCTGCCCAAAATGTTCTGGCCAGAGACGTGTAAGAA GTTTTCCTCAGACTAAGATTACAGATTTTTTCCGCATTCAGAAATGTGCCAATGTTGTTGAGAAATGTACATCTCCACAAG ACATGAGAAAGCGTCGAAAACGTTCTGGGTCATTAGTCTTATACAAGAAAAGAAGGAGACTGTTGCCATTTACTCCAACAGAAGATCCTGCACGAAGGTTGAAACAAATGGGTTCCCTAGCTACTGCCTTAACAGCATTGAAGATGGAATTCAGTGATGGCCTCACTTACATGTTAGTCATGGCTCCTAAATCAGCCAatcaggcaaaatttgaaaatggTGGCATGCAG GTGCTTTCCAGAGAAGATGCAGAAACCGTGGAATACTGCAAAGCCATGTGTAAAAGAGGCGATTGTCCTCCCCTTGCAGTAGTCTTTGATTCATGTGAAGG TTATACAGTCGAGGCTGATGGTCATATAAAagatatgacatttatcacagaATACACTGGTGATGTGGATTACATCAAGAACCGTGAACATGATGACTGTGATAGCATGATGACCCTTCTTTTAGCTACAGATCCATCCAAAAGTCTTGTGATCTGTCCCGATAAGCGAGGAAATATTGCTCGCTTTATTAATGGAATTAATAATCATACTCC GGAGGGAAGGAAGAAGCAGAATCTTAAGTGCGTAAGATACAATGTCGATGGTGAATGCCGTGTCTTTTTGGTTGCTACTCGTGACATTGCTGAAGGGGAACGATTATATTATGACTATAATGGATATGAGCATGAATACCCAACACATCATTTCGTCTGA